One segment of Xanthomonas oryzae pv. oryzae DNA contains the following:
- a CDS encoding NAD-glutamate dehydrogenase, producing the protein MTANKAASKSSTTSVKPAAERAVPVLATEPQAVTLAPVFAALRKRYPAARQAEVQAFAADLYRRMEEDEFPNHPPEQWAALASDMLEFTRVRKAGMVNVRVFNPTLKSHGYESPHTLLQIVNDDMPFLVDSVSMTLADLGIGVHVQGHPVLRIARDKGGKLTAVGEGKSESLMVLEIDRQPPEEMPKLEAAVRKVLAEVRAIVHDWAAMREKMVMLADDLATRRLPIDDISRHEAQELLRWAAADHFTFFGYREYRVEKQDGQDVLAPLEDTGLGLMRGHDTSPARPVTTLAAHGLNASSKLKDALILTKTNARSRVHRVGYMDYIGILEFDAKGRIVGEQRFLGLFTSSAYNCRPWEIPLVRQRHEYVMSKSGLAPSSHSGKALRHILETLPREELFQSNEEELYRTAIGILGLQERVRSRMFLRRDKYSRFISALVYIPRERFNTDVRLRIEGLLKDALHGEYIDSSVVLGESPLAQLHLIVRPKSGEALEFDTTELESRLAHLLRNWRDALREALVARHGEANGLRMAANFGRALPAGYIEDSSIESAVSDVEHLASLGGPDDLHLSLQEIRRDDGVRLDAGRGLRLKLYRQLDDIPLSDAMPMMENMGLRVISERPYRLQVGETPVYIQDFEVESTAGEINAAHADASFGEAFKRIWNGDAENDGFNRLILAAGLHWRQVALLRGYCKYLLQTAVPFSQAYVEATFTRYPLLARLLVELFEARFDPSTGSETKAQIFAGQERLREELSALAGGDDATLKALDTVLEARGGDRDAQHEATRATLLKLMDRVSSLDEDRILRSFMDVIDATLRTNYYQADKNGKHPHCISFKLDSARVPDLPKPRPYREIFVYGPRVEGVHLRFGAVARGGLRWSDRREDFRTEVLGLVKAQMVKNTVIVPVGAKGGFYVKRSPVGGGSTTENRDAIQAEGIACYKLFIQGLLDITDNIVGGKIVPPPQVVRHDHDDPYLVVAADKGTATFSDIANGLALDHGFWLGDAFASGGSVGYDHKGMGITARGAWESVKRHFRAMGRDCQSQDFSVVGIGDMSGDVFGNGMLLSKHIRLLAAFDHRHIFLDPNPDAAVSFAERDRLFKLPRSSWADYDAKLISAGGGIYPRTLKSIDISAPVREALGLDANVKQLSPNALMNAILKAPVDLFWNGGIGTYVKAASESHTDVGDRANNGLRVNGGELRCKVVGEGGNLGLTQLGRIEAAQTGVLLNTDFIDNSAGVDTSDHEVNIKILLNDMVQAKKLTYDARNTLLASMTDEVAELVLWDNYRQNQAISLMERMSVKRLGSKQHFIRTLELQGLLDRQIEFLPSDAELSARKARGQGLTRPELSVLLSYSKLVAFQQLLESDIPEDPYLSKELQRYFPQPLQKKYADAMERHRLKREIIATAVTNATINRMGATFLMRMQEDTGRSIGEVAKAYTISRETLDARALWTQIDALDGTVSEAVQIDALEVIWRLQRSFVRWLLLRPGQMPGITAAVERYHGPFNDIRVASGVLSHAQRPQYEASVQEWQDKGLTPALAQQLSELRYLEPAFDIIETARTRKLKPVDVSKVHFRLGEALRLPWLFEQIDALEVNGRWHAVARGVLRDELAAHQRALVGQALTMPGSSAEDKVANWLARDDSSLRFTLAMLTDVAEQKTFDYPTVSVAVQRLGQLAAHGL; encoded by the coding sequence ATGACAGCCAACAAAGCCGCTTCGAAATCGTCCACGACGTCGGTCAAACCGGCCGCCGAACGTGCCGTCCCCGTGCTTGCCACCGAACCGCAGGCGGTCACCCTCGCGCCGGTGTTTGCCGCGTTGCGCAAGCGCTATCCGGCCGCCCGTCAGGCCGAAGTCCAGGCGTTCGCCGCCGACCTCTACCGGCGCATGGAGGAAGACGAATTCCCGAACCATCCGCCGGAGCAATGGGCGGCGTTGGCATCGGACATGCTGGAATTTACACGTGTGCGCAAGGCAGGCATGGTCAATGTGCGGGTGTTCAACCCCACCTTGAAGAGCCACGGCTACGAGTCGCCACATACCTTGCTGCAGATCGTCAACGACGACATGCCGTTCCTGGTGGACTCGGTCAGCATGACCCTGGCCGACCTGGGCATCGGCGTGCACGTGCAGGGCCACCCGGTGCTGCGCATCGCGCGTGACAAGGGCGGCAAGCTGACGGCGGTGGGCGAGGGCAAGAGCGAGTCGCTGATGGTGCTGGAGATCGACCGCCAGCCACCGGAAGAAATGCCCAAGCTGGAAGCGGCAGTGCGCAAGGTGTTGGCCGAAGTGCGCGCCATCGTGCACGACTGGGCCGCGATGCGCGAAAAGATGGTGATGCTGGCCGATGACCTGGCCACCCGCCGCCTGCCGATCGACGATATCAGCCGCCACGAAGCGCAGGAGTTGCTGCGCTGGGCCGCCGCCGACCATTTCACCTTCTTCGGCTACCGCGAATATCGCGTGGAAAAGCAGGACGGCCAGGACGTGCTGGCACCTCTGGAAGACACCGGCCTGGGCCTGATGCGCGGCCATGACACCTCGCCGGCACGCCCGGTGACCACGCTGGCGGCGCATGGCTTGAATGCCTCGTCCAAGCTCAAGGACGCGTTGATCCTGACCAAGACCAATGCACGTTCGCGCGTGCACCGGGTTGGCTACATGGATTACATCGGCATCCTGGAATTCGATGCCAAGGGCCGCATCGTTGGCGAGCAGCGTTTTCTGGGCCTGTTCACCTCCAGCGCCTATAACTGCCGCCCGTGGGAAATTCCGTTGGTGCGTCAGCGCCACGAGTATGTGATGAGCAAGTCGGGGCTGGCCCCGAGTAGCCATAGCGGCAAGGCGCTGCGCCATATTCTTGAAACGCTGCCGCGCGAAGAATTGTTCCAGTCCAACGAAGAAGAGCTGTATCGCACCGCGATTGGCATTCTTGGCTTGCAGGAGCGCGTGCGTAGCCGCATGTTCCTGCGCCGCGACAAGTACAGCCGCTTTATTTCTGCGTTGGTCTACATCCCGCGCGAACGCTTCAATACCGATGTGCGCCTGCGCATCGAAGGGCTGTTGAAGGACGCGCTGCACGGCGAATACATCGATTCCAGCGTGGTGCTGGGCGAATCGCCGCTGGCGCAGCTGCATCTGATCGTGCGGCCCAAAAGTGGTGAGGCGCTGGAATTCGACACCACTGAACTCGAATCGCGGTTGGCGCACTTGCTGCGCAACTGGCGCGATGCGCTGCGTGAGGCGCTGGTGGCGCGGCACGGCGAAGCCAATGGCCTGCGCATGGCGGCCAACTTCGGCCGTGCGCTGCCTGCCGGTTATATCGAAGATTCGTCGATCGAATCGGCGGTATCGGACGTCGAACATCTGGCATCGCTGGGTGGCCCGGACGATCTGCATCTGAGCCTGCAGGAAATCCGTCGTGATGATGGCGTGCGCCTGGACGCGGGCAGAGGCCTGCGCCTGAAGCTGTATCGCCAGCTCGACGACATTCCGTTGTCCGATGCGATGCCGATGATGGAAAACATGGGCCTGCGCGTGATCTCCGAGCGGCCATATCGGCTGCAGGTGGGCGAGACGCCGGTCTATATCCAGGATTTCGAGGTCGAATCCACTGCTGGCGAGATCAATGCCGCGCATGCCGATGCCAGCTTTGGCGAAGCGTTCAAACGCATCTGGAACGGCGACGCCGAAAACGACGGCTTCAATCGCTTGATCCTGGCGGCCGGCCTGCATTGGCGTCAGGTCGCGCTGCTGCGTGGCTACTGCAAGTACTTGTTGCAGACGGCAGTGCCGTTCTCGCAGGCCTATGTCGAAGCCACCTTCACCCGTTACCCGTTGCTGGCGCGTTTGCTGGTGGAGTTGTTCGAAGCGCGTTTCGACCCGTCCACCGGCAGCGAAACCAAGGCGCAGATCTTCGCCGGCCAGGAGCGCCTGCGCGAAGAACTGTCTGCACTGGCAGGCGGGGACGACGCCACGCTCAAGGCGCTGGACACGGTGCTGGAAGCGCGCGGTGGCGACCGCGATGCGCAGCATGAGGCCACCCGCGCCACTTTGCTGAAGTTGATGGACCGCGTCTCCAGCCTGGACGAAGACCGCATCCTGCGCAGCTTCATGGATGTGATCGATGCGACCTTGCGTACCAATTACTACCAGGCGGACAAGAACGGTAAGCACCCACACTGCATCAGCTTCAAGCTGGATTCGGCGCGCGTGCCCGACCTGCCCAAACCGCGTCCGTATCGCGAAATCTTCGTCTACGGCCCGCGCGTGGAAGGCGTGCATCTGCGCTTTGGCGCAGTGGCGCGTGGCGGCCTGCGCTGGTCGGACCGCCGCGAGGATTTCCGCACCGAAGTGCTGGGCCTGGTCAAAGCGCAGATGGTCAAGAACACCGTCATCGTGCCGGTCGGCGCCAAGGGCGGTTTCTACGTCAAGCGCTCGCCGGTGGGGGGGGGCTCCACGACAGAAAATCGTGATGCGATCCAGGCAGAAGGCATCGCCTGCTACAAGCTGTTCATCCAGGGCCTGCTCGATATCACCGACAACATCGTCGGCGGCAAGATCGTGCCGCCGCCGCAGGTGGTGCGTCACGATCATGACGACCCGTACCTGGTGGTCGCGGCCGACAAGGGCACGGCGACGTTCTCCGACATCGCCAATGGTCTGGCGCTGGACCACGGCTTCTGGCTGGGCGACGCGTTCGCCTCCGGTGGCTCGGTCGGTTACGACCACAAGGGCATGGGCATCACCGCACGCGGCGCGTGGGAGTCGGTCAAGCGCCACTTCCGCGCCATGGGCCGCGATTGCCAGAGCCAGGACTTCAGCGTGGTCGGCATCGGCGACATGTCCGGCGACGTGTTCGGTAACGGCATGCTGCTCTCAAAGCATATTCGCTTGCTGGCCGCGTTCGACCACCGCCACATCTTCCTGGACCCGAACCCGGATGCAGCGGTGTCCTTCGCTGAGCGCGATCGCTTGTTCAAGCTGCCGCGTTCCAGCTGGGCCGACTACGACGCCAAGCTGATCAGCGCCGGCGGCGGCATCTATCCGCGCACGCTCAAATCCATCGACATCAGTGCACCGGTGCGCGAAGCGTTGGGCCTGGACGCCAACGTCAAGCAGCTCTCGCCGAACGCGCTGATGAACGCCATTCTCAAGGCGCCGGTGGATCTGTTCTGGAACGGCGGCATCGGCACCTATGTCAAGGCAGCCAGTGAATCGCATACCGATGTGGGCGATCGCGCCAACAACGGCCTGCGCGTCAATGGCGGCGAGTTGCGCTGCAAGGTGGTGGGCGAGGGCGGCAATCTCGGCCTGACCCAGTTGGGCCGCATCGAAGCGGCGCAGACTGGCGTACTGCTCAACACCGACTTCATCGACAATTCGGCCGGCGTGGACACCTCCGATCACGAGGTGAACATCAAGATCCTGCTCAACGACATGGTGCAGGCCAAGAAGCTCACCTACGACGCGCGTAACACGCTGTTGGCGTCGATGACCGACGAAGTGGCCGAGCTGGTGCTGTGGGACAACTACCGCCAGAACCAGGCCATCAGCTTGATGGAGCGCATGAGCGTCAAGCGCCTGGGCTCCAAGCAGCACTTCATCCGCACGCTGGAACTGCAGGGCCTGCTGGATCGTCAGATCGAGTTCCTGCCGTCCGATGCCGAGCTGTCGGCACGCAAGGCGCGTGGGCAGGGCCTGACCCGGCCGGAGCTGTCGGTGCTGCTGTCTTACTCCAAGCTGGTGGCGTTTCAGCAGCTGCTGGAATCGGACATCCCCGAAGACCCCTACCTTTCCAAGGAATTGCAGCGCTACTTCCCGCAGCCGCTGCAGAAGAAATACGCCGATGCGATGGAACGGCACCGACTCAAGCGCGAAATCATCGCCACCGCAGTCACCAACGCCACCATCAATCGCATGGGCGCCACCTTCCTGATGCGCATGCAGGAAGACACCGGTCGCAGCATCGGCGAAGTCGCCAAGGCCTACACCATCAGCCGCGAAACGCTAGATGCGCGCGCGCTGTGGACGCAGATCGATGCGCTGGACGGCACGGTGTCGGAGGCGGTGCAGATCGACGCGCTGGAAGTGATCTGGCGCCTGCAACGCTCGTTCGTGCGTTGGCTGCTGCTGCGTCCGGGCCAGATGCCGGGCATCACCGCAGCGGTGGAGCGTTACCACGGCCCGTTCAACGACATCCGCGTGGCGTCGGGCGTGCTGTCGCACGCGCAGCGCCCGCAGTACGAAGCCAGCGTGCAGGAATGGCAGGACAAGGGCCTGACCCCGGCACTGGCGCAGCAGTTGTCCGAGCTGCGGTATCTGGAGCCGGCCTTCGACATCATCGAAACCGCCCGCACGCGCAAGCTCAAGCCGGTGGACGTTTCCAAGGTGCACTTCCGCCTGGGCGAAGCGCTGCGGTTGCCGTGGTTGTTCGAACAGATCGACGCGCTGGAGGTCAATGGTCGTTGGCATGCGGTGGCACGTGGCGTGCTGCGCGACGAGCTGGCCGCACATCAACGCGCACTGGTCGGCCAGGCATTGACCATGCCCGGCAGCAGTGCCGAGGACAAGGTGGCCAACTGGCTGGCACGCGACGATTCCAGCCTGCGCTTCACCCTGGCCATGCTGACCGACGTGGCCGAGCAGAAGACGTTCGATTACCCGACCGTGTCGGTGGCGGTGCAGCGTTTGGGGCAGCTGGCCGCGCACGGGTTGTAA
- a CDS encoding efflux RND transporter periplasmic adaptor subunit, whose product MIALLRSFGLACAITVALAACSKPEQQQAPPPEVSVLEMKPQTLPLERDLVGRLSAYRSADVRARVDGVVLKRLYTEGANVKEGQPLFQIDPSQLKATLLQAQGQLAAAEATYTNAKIAATRARSLAPQQYVSRADIDTAEANERSSGASVQQARGAVEAARIHLSFATVTSPITGRAGIQRVTEGALVGAGEATLLTTVDQIDPLYVNFAMNSEELAALRQAQSSGNVQLSGDGKSSINVELGNGTQYQHPGTLDVSAVTVNPSTGAVSLRATLPNPEQSLLPGAFVTFKASLGQRNNAYLLPQQALQRDATGPYVLVLDKDGKVARKNLTVDGQQKGQWIVTGGMTQGDQVIVDGVQKAKQGQPAKGVPWDPNKPAQGGQPGAPGAAPAAAQSGDAQAAPSADKADAAAPAAQQQPKQDAAAQPADSQSTQQ is encoded by the coding sequence ATGATTGCCCTGCTCCGCTCATTCGGCCTGGCCTGTGCCATCACCGTGGCGCTCGCTGCCTGCAGCAAGCCCGAACAACAGCAGGCACCGCCGCCGGAAGTGTCGGTGCTGGAAATGAAGCCGCAGACGCTGCCGCTGGAACGCGACCTGGTCGGCCGCCTATCGGCATACCGCTCGGCCGATGTGCGCGCACGCGTGGACGGCGTGGTGCTCAAGCGCCTGTACACCGAAGGCGCCAACGTCAAAGAGGGCCAACCGCTGTTCCAGATCGACCCGTCGCAGCTGAAGGCCACGCTGCTGCAGGCGCAGGGCCAGCTGGCCGCCGCCGAAGCGACCTATACCAACGCCAAGATCGCCGCGACGCGTGCGCGCAGCCTGGCGCCGCAGCAGTACGTCTCGCGCGCCGACATCGACACCGCCGAAGCCAACGAGCGTTCGTCCGGCGCCAGCGTGCAACAGGCGCGCGGCGCGGTCGAAGCCGCGCGCATCCACCTCAGCTTCGCCACCGTCACCTCGCCGATCACCGGTCGCGCCGGTATCCAGCGCGTCACCGAAGGCGCCCTGGTCGGTGCCGGTGAAGCCACCCTGCTCACCACCGTCGACCAGATCGACCCGCTGTACGTGAACTTCGCCATGAACAGCGAAGAACTGGCTGCCCTGCGTCAGGCGCAGAGCAGCGGCAACGTGCAGCTCAGCGGCGACGGCAAGTCCTCCATCAACGTGGAGCTGGGCAACGGCACGCAGTACCAGCACCCCGGCACGCTGGACGTCTCTGCGGTGACGGTAAACCCGAGTACCGGTGCGGTGTCGCTGCGCGCCACCTTGCCCAACCCCGAACAATCGCTGCTGCCGGGCGCGTTCGTGACGTTCAAGGCCAGCCTGGGCCAGCGCAACAATGCCTACCTGCTGCCGCAGCAGGCGTTGCAGCGCGATGCCACCGGACCCTACGTCCTGGTGCTGGACAAGGACGGCAAGGTGGCCCGCAAGAACCTTACCGTCGACGGCCAGCAGAAGGGCCAGTGGATCGTCACCGGCGGCATGACCCAGGGCGACCAGGTCATCGTCGATGGCGTGCAAAAGGCCAAGCAAGGGCAGCCGGCCAAGGGCGTGCCGTGGGATCCGAACAAGCCGGCACAAGGCGGCCAGCCCGGCGCACCGGGCGCGGCGCCTGCCGCGGCCCAGAGTGGCGATGCGCAAGCCGCACCGTCCGCCGACAAGGCCGATGCAGCGGCGCCGGCCGCTCAGCAACAGCCCAAGCAGGATGCGGCCGCGCAACCGGCCGACTCCCAGTCCACGCAGCAGTGA
- a CDS encoding TetR/AcrR family transcriptional regulator gives MTTRPHRAARRSDCDRRIHAAVHALLAERGMRLSMDAVAERAGCSKQTLYSYYGCKENLLRDVLQDHMHLAAGPLGTVSGDLRADLLAFALAHLDRLNNPDVLQTCRLVEAESHRFPDQSQQIFHDGVVGPQQRLAHRFEQAIEAGELRHDDPHFMAELLLSMIVGLDFDRQRFQVSHRAGLPARQQWAQFAVDAFLRAFAAAPAAPTLAPPSLLTSRP, from the coding sequence ATGACCACTCGTCCCCACCGCGCTGCCAGGCGTTCGGACTGCGACCGCCGCATCCATGCGGCTGTGCATGCGCTGCTGGCCGAGCGCGGCATGCGGCTGAGCATGGACGCGGTGGCCGAGCGGGCCGGCTGTTCCAAGCAGACCCTGTACAGCTACTACGGCTGCAAGGAAAACCTGCTGCGCGATGTGCTGCAGGATCACATGCACCTGGCGGCCGGGCCGCTGGGCACGGTCTCGGGCGATCTCCGCGCCGATCTGCTGGCCTTCGCGCTGGCCCATCTTGACCGGTTGAACAACCCCGATGTGCTACAGACCTGCCGGCTGGTCGAAGCCGAGTCGCACCGGTTCCCCGACCAGTCGCAGCAGATCTTCCACGACGGCGTGGTCGGCCCGCAGCAGCGTCTGGCGCATCGCTTCGAACAGGCGATCGAAGCGGGCGAACTGCGGCATGACGATCCGCACTTCATGGCCGAACTGTTACTGAGCATGATCGTCGGGCTGGATTTCGACCGCCAACGGTTTCAGGTTTCCCATCGTGCCGGCCTGCCCGCGAGGCAGCAGTGGGCGCAATTCGCCGTGGACGCCTTCTTGCGTGCGTTCGCTGCGGCACCTGCCGCGCCGACGCTGGCACCACCATCTCTTCTCACTTCAAGACCCTAA
- a CDS encoding multidrug efflux RND transporter permease subunit, translated as MPKFFIEHPVFAWVVAILISLAGVISILNLGIESYPTIAPPQVTVTANFPGASADTAEKEVTQVIEQQLTGIDHLLYFNSSSAANGRVTITLTFETGTDADIAQVQVQNKVSLAAPRLPSEVTQQGVVVAKANAGFLMVAALRSDNPSINRDALNDIVGSRLLEQISRVPGVGSTNQFGAEYAMNIWLNPEKLQGYNLSATQVLTAVRNQNVQFASGSVGADPTPEGISFTATVSAEGRFSSPEQFENIILRTDNNGATVRLKDVARVTVGPSSYGFDTQYNGKPTGAFGIQLLPGANALNVSDAVSAKLDELQPTFPQGVTWFAPYESTTFVRISIEEVIHTLVEAIVLVFLVMLLFLQNFRATVIPTLVIPVALLGTFFGMYVIGFTINQLTLFAMVLAIGIVVDDAIVVIENVERIMSEEHLEPKAATQKAMTQITGAVVAITVVLAAVFIPSSLQPGASGAIYKQFALTIAMSMGFSAFLALSFTPALCGAFLKSTHSTKKNWVYRTFDKYYDKLAHRYVGVVGHTLKRSPPWMIAFVALMVLCGFLFTRMPGSFLPDEDQGFAVAIVQLPPGATKIRTNEAFAQMRAVLEKQPAVEGLLQIAGFSFLGSGENVGMGFIRLKPWDERDVTAGQLIQQLNGAFHSIKGAQIFVVNLPTVQGLGQFGGFDMWLQDRSGAGQEALINARNIVLGKAAEKQDTLVGVRPNGLENAPQLQLHVDRVQAQSMGLNVSDIYSSIQLMLAPVYVNDYFAEGRIKRVNMRADDQFRAGPESLRNFFTPSTTATGTDGQPAMIPLSNVVKAEWNYASPALNRYNGYSAVNIVGNPAPGRSSGQAMSAMEEIVNNDLPPGFGFDWSGMSYQEIIAGNAATLLLALSVVVVFLCLAALYESWSIPVAVLMVVPIGVLGAITFSMLRGLPNDLYFKIGMITVIGLAAKNAILIVEFAVEQRAAGKSLREATLEAAHLRFRPILMTSFAFILGVLPLAISTGAGANARHSIGTGVIGGMVFATVLGLIFIPLFFVVVRRMLGEKLDEQSKDYLVAQNDGGTHHPDR; from the coding sequence ATGCCTAAGTTTTTTATCGAACACCCGGTCTTTGCGTGGGTGGTGGCGATCCTGATCTCGCTTGCGGGCGTGATCTCGATCCTGAATCTGGGTATCGAGTCGTACCCGACGATCGCCCCGCCGCAGGTCACCGTCACCGCCAACTTCCCCGGCGCCAGCGCCGACACCGCCGAAAAGGAGGTGACCCAGGTCATCGAGCAGCAGCTCACCGGTATCGACCACCTGCTGTACTTCAACTCGTCCTCGGCCGCCAACGGCCGCGTGACCATCACCCTGACCTTCGAAACCGGCACCGACGCGGATATTGCGCAGGTGCAGGTGCAGAACAAGGTGTCGTTGGCCGCACCGCGTCTGCCGTCGGAAGTGACCCAGCAAGGTGTGGTGGTGGCCAAGGCCAACGCCGGCTTCCTGATGGTGGCTGCGCTGCGCTCGGATAATCCGTCGATCAACCGCGACGCGCTCAACGACATCGTCGGCTCGCGCTTGCTCGAGCAGATTTCGCGCGTGCCTGGCGTGGGCAGCACCAACCAGTTCGGCGCCGAGTATGCGATGAACATCTGGTTGAACCCGGAGAAGCTGCAGGGCTACAACCTGTCGGCCACCCAGGTGCTGACCGCGGTGCGTAACCAGAACGTGCAGTTCGCTTCCGGTTCGGTGGGCGCCGACCCGACCCCGGAAGGCATCAGCTTCACCGCCACGGTGTCGGCGGAAGGCCGCTTCAGCTCGCCCGAGCAGTTCGAAAACATCATCCTGCGCACCGATAACAACGGTGCCACCGTGCGCTTGAAGGACGTTGCACGCGTGACCGTGGGGCCGAGCAGCTACGGCTTCGACACCCAGTACAACGGCAAGCCCACCGGCGCCTTCGGTATCCAGCTGTTGCCGGGCGCCAACGCGTTGAATGTGTCCGACGCGGTCAGCGCCAAGCTCGACGAACTGCAGCCAACCTTCCCGCAAGGCGTGACATGGTTTGCGCCGTACGAATCGACCACCTTCGTGCGCATCTCCATCGAGGAAGTGATCCACACGCTGGTGGAAGCCATCGTGCTGGTGTTCCTGGTGATGCTGTTGTTCCTGCAGAACTTCCGCGCCACCGTGATTCCCACGCTGGTGATTCCGGTCGCGTTGCTGGGCACGTTCTTCGGCATGTACGTGATCGGCTTCACCATCAACCAACTGACGCTGTTTGCGATGGTGCTGGCGATCGGCATCGTGGTGGACGATGCGATCGTGGTGATCGAGAACGTCGAACGCATCATGAGCGAAGAGCATCTGGAGCCGAAGGCGGCCACCCAGAAGGCGATGACCCAGATCACCGGCGCAGTGGTGGCCATCACCGTGGTGCTGGCGGCGGTGTTCATCCCCTCCTCGCTGCAGCCCGGCGCCTCGGGTGCGATCTACAAGCAGTTCGCGTTGACCATCGCCATGTCGATGGGCTTCTCCGCCTTCCTCGCGTTGAGCTTCACCCCGGCGCTGTGCGGCGCGTTCCTCAAGTCGACCCACTCCACCAAGAAGAACTGGGTCTACCGCACCTTCGACAAGTACTACGACAAGCTGGCGCATCGCTATGTCGGCGTGGTCGGTCACACCCTCAAGCGCTCGCCGCCGTGGATGATCGCGTTCGTGGCGCTGATGGTGCTGTGCGGCTTCCTGTTTACGCGGATGCCGGGCAGCTTCCTGCCGGATGAAGACCAGGGCTTTGCGGTGGCCATCGTGCAGCTGCCGCCGGGCGCGACCAAGATCCGCACCAACGAGGCGTTCGCGCAGATGCGTGCGGTACTGGAGAAGCAGCCGGCGGTGGAAGGCCTGCTGCAGATCGCCGGCTTCAGCTTCCTGGGCTCGGGCGAAAACGTCGGCATGGGCTTCATCCGGCTCAAGCCGTGGGACGAGCGTGACGTCACGGCCGGGCAGTTGATCCAGCAACTCAATGGCGCCTTCCACAGCATCAAGGGCGCGCAGATCTTCGTGGTCAACCTGCCCACCGTGCAGGGTCTGGGCCAGTTCGGCGGCTTCGACATGTGGCTGCAGGACCGTTCCGGTGCCGGCCAGGAAGCACTGATCAATGCGCGCAACATCGTGCTCGGCAAGGCCGCGGAGAAGCAGGACACCCTGGTGGGCGTGCGCCCGAACGGTCTGGAAAACGCGCCGCAGCTGCAGTTGCATGTGGACCGCGTGCAGGCGCAATCGATGGGCCTGAATGTCAGCGACATCTACAGCTCGATCCAGCTGATGCTGGCGCCGGTGTACGTCAACGACTACTTCGCCGAGGGCCGCATCAAGCGCGTCAACATGCGCGCCGACGATCAGTTCCGCGCCGGCCCCGAGTCGCTACGCAACTTCTTCACTCCCAGCACCACCGCCACCGGTACCGACGGCCAGCCGGCAATGATTCCGCTGAGCAACGTGGTCAAGGCCGAGTGGAACTACGCCTCGCCGGCGTTGAATCGCTACAACGGCTATTCCGCCGTGAACATCGTCGGCAACCCGGCCCCGGGCCGCAGTTCGGGCCAGGCGATGAGCGCGATGGAAGAGATCGTCAACAACGATCTGCCACCTGGCTTCGGCTTCGACTGGAGCGGCATGTCGTACCAGGAAATCATCGCCGGTAATGCTGCCACGCTGTTGCTGGCGTTGTCGGTGGTGGTGGTCTTCCTGTGCCTGGCCGCGCTTTATGAAAGCTGGTCGATTCCGGTGGCGGTGCTGATGGTGGTGCCGATCGGCGTGTTGGGGGCGATCACCTTCTCGATGCTGCGCGGCTTGCCGAACGATCTGTACTTCAAGATCGGCATGATCACGGTGATTGGTCTGGCCGCGAAGAACGCGATCCTGATCGTGGAATTCGCCGTGGAGCAGCGTGCGGCGGGCAAGAGCCTGCGCGAGGCCACCCTGGAAGCGGCGCATCTGCGGTTCCGTCCGATCCTGATGACCTCGTTCGCGTTCATCCTCGGCGTGCTGCCGCTGGCCATCTCCACCGGTGCCGGCGCCAATGCGCGCCATTCCATCGGTACCGGCGTGATCGGCGGCATGGTGTTCGCCACGGTGCTCGGCTTGATCTTCATCCCGCTGTTCTTCGTGGTGGTGCGCCGCATGCTGGGCGAGAAGCTGGATGAGCAGTCCAAGGACTATCTGGTTGCGCAGAACGATGGTGGCACCCACCACCCGGATCGCTGA